In Pseudomonas sp. MYb327, one DNA window encodes the following:
- the aspA gene encoding aspartate ammonia-lyase: MSSAASFRTEKDLLGVLEVPAQAYYGIQTLRAVNNFRLSGVPISHYPKLVVGLAMVKQAAADANRELGHLSEAKHAAISEACARLIRGDFHEEFVVDMIQGGAGTSTNMNANEVIANIALEAMGHQKGEYQYLHPNNDVNMAQSTNDAYPTAIRLGLLLGHDALLASLDSLIQSFAAKGEEFSHVLKMGRTQLQDAVPMTLGQEFRAFATTLGEDLARLKTLAPELLTEVNLGGTAIGTGINADPRYQHLAVQRLATISGHPLVPAADLIEATSDMGAFVLFSGMLKRTAVKLSKICNDLRLLSSGPRTGINEINLPARQPGSSIMPGKVNPVIPEAVNQVAFQIIGNDLALTIAAEGGQLQLNVMEPLIAFKIFDSIRLLQRAMDMLREHCITGITANEERCRELVEHSIGLVTALNPYIGYENATRIARIALESGRGVLELVREEGLLDDAMLADILRPENMIAPRLVPLKA; encoded by the coding sequence ATGTCCTCCGCTGCATCATTCCGCACAGAAAAAGACCTGCTTGGCGTACTCGAAGTACCGGCTCAAGCGTATTACGGCATCCAGACCCTTCGAGCGGTGAACAACTTCCGTCTCTCCGGCGTTCCGATTTCGCATTACCCGAAACTGGTTGTCGGCCTGGCGATGGTCAAGCAAGCCGCCGCTGACGCCAACCGCGAGCTGGGTCATCTGAGCGAAGCCAAGCACGCTGCCATCAGCGAAGCCTGTGCACGTCTGATCCGCGGCGATTTCCACGAAGAGTTCGTGGTGGACATGATTCAAGGCGGCGCTGGCACTTCAACCAACATGAACGCCAACGAAGTGATCGCCAACATCGCGCTGGAGGCCATGGGTCACCAGAAAGGCGAATACCAGTACCTGCACCCGAACAACGACGTGAACATGGCGCAGTCGACCAACGACGCCTACCCGACTGCGATCCGCCTGGGTCTGCTGCTGGGTCACGACGCGCTGCTGGCCAGCCTCGACAGCCTGATCCAGTCGTTCGCCGCCAAAGGTGAAGAATTCAGCCACGTCCTGAAGATGGGTCGTACCCAGCTGCAAGACGCCGTGCCGATGACCCTTGGCCAGGAATTCCGTGCTTTCGCCACAACGTTGGGCGAAGACCTGGCGCGCCTGAAAACGTTGGCACCTGAACTGCTGACAGAAGTGAACCTGGGTGGCACCGCGATCGGCACCGGCATCAACGCCGACCCGCGTTACCAGCACCTGGCCGTTCAGCGTCTGGCGACCATCAGCGGCCACCCGCTGGTTCCAGCCGCCGACCTGATCGAAGCCACGTCCGACATGGGCGCCTTCGTGCTGTTCTCCGGCATGCTCAAGCGCACCGCGGTCAAACTGTCGAAGATCTGCAATGACCTGCGTCTGCTGTCCAGCGGGCCACGCACCGGCATCAACGAAATCAACCTGCCGGCGCGTCAGCCAGGCAGCTCGATCATGCCAGGCAAGGTCAACCCGGTTATCCCGGAAGCGGTGAACCAGGTAGCGTTCCAGATCATTGGCAACGACCTGGCCCTGACCATCGCGGCCGAAGGCGGCCAGCTGCAACTGAACGTGATGGAGCCGCTGATCGCGTTCAAGATCTTCGACTCGATCCGCCTGCTGCAACGCGCCATGGACATGTTGCGCGAACACTGCATCACCGGCATCACCGCCAACGAAGAGCGCTGCCGTGAACTGGTCGAGCATTCGATCGGTCTAGTGACTGCGCTGAACCCGTACATCGGCTATGAAAACGCCACCCGCATCGCCCGTATCGCCCTCGAAAGCGGCCGCGGCGTGCTGGAACTGGTGCGCGAAGAAGGCTTGCTCGACGACGCCATGCTCGCCGACATCCTGCGCCCGGAAAACATGATTGCTCCGCGTCTGGTTCCGCTTAAAGCCTGA
- a CDS encoding D-hexose-6-phosphate mutarotase, which translates to MNTPNVEAVKLDELNCWRIRHGQAELLVAQQGAHILSYQLAGQPPIIWLNDEAVFKTGKSIRAGVPVCWPWFGNLARNPQSVQAMRVSNEPAAAHGLVRAMDWELGGIEAEGESLKVEFLLPYPESGLPGWPHQVDLKLNIRLDEQLHISLTSHNQGAENVTISQALHSYFAVSDVRNVHVEGLDGLSYIETLEDWKTVTQTGDLHFAGETDRIYLDTPARLSIVDPQWERRIELTSSGSRSAVIWNPWIDRAAAFSDMADDGWQRMLCIETANVMGDVVNLAPGASHTLGVSIGSKPL; encoded by the coding sequence ATGAACACGCCCAACGTTGAAGCCGTGAAACTGGATGAACTGAACTGCTGGCGCATCCGCCACGGTCAGGCCGAATTGCTGGTTGCCCAACAAGGCGCGCACATCCTCAGTTATCAATTGGCTGGCCAGCCACCGATCATCTGGCTCAACGACGAGGCGGTGTTCAAGACCGGCAAAAGCATCCGTGCCGGTGTGCCGGTGTGCTGGCCATGGTTCGGTAACCTGGCGCGCAACCCGCAGAGCGTTCAGGCGATGCGCGTCAGCAACGAACCGGCGGCAGCGCATGGTCTGGTGCGAGCGATGGATTGGGAATTGGGCGGCATCGAAGCCGAGGGCGAAAGTCTGAAGGTCGAATTCCTCCTGCCCTACCCTGAAAGTGGCCTGCCGGGCTGGCCGCACCAAGTGGACCTGAAGCTGAACATTCGCTTGGATGAACAGCTGCACATCAGCCTGACCAGCCACAATCAGGGCGCAGAAAACGTCACTATCAGCCAGGCGCTGCACAGCTACTTCGCGGTCAGTGACGTGCGCAACGTGCATGTCGAAGGGCTGGATGGCTTGAGTTACATCGAGACGCTGGAAGACTGGAAAACCGTCACTCAGACCGGTGATCTGCACTTTGCCGGCGAGACGGATCGCATTTACCTCGATACACCCGCACGGCTGAGCATCGTCGACCCGCAATGGGAACGGCGCATCGAGCTGACCAGCAGTGGTTCGCGCTCGGCGGTGATCTGGAACCCTTGGATCGACCGCGCTGCAGCATTCAGCGACATGGCCGACGATGGCTGGCAGCGCATGCTGTGTATCGAGACGGCGAATGTGATGGGGGATGTGGTGAACCTGGCGCCGGGTGCGAGTCATACGTTGGGTGTGAGCATCGGCAGCAAACCGCTTTAA
- a CDS encoding LysR substrate-binding domain-containing protein: MNLESKWLEDFSALAATRSFSQAAERRFVTQPAFSRRIRSLEAALGLTLVNRSRTPVELTAAGQLFLVTARTVVEQLGEVLRHLHHLEGGQGEVMQVAAAHSLALGFFPRWIAQLRNEGLNIATRLVATNVGDAVHALREGGCDLMLAFYDPDAAMQMDPEIFPSLHLGNTEMLPVCAADADGKPLFDLEGEGSVPLLAYSAGAFLGRSVNMLLRQRALRFTTIYETAMADSLKSMALEGLGIAWVPQLSVRAELARGELVVCGGPQWHVPLEIRLYRCALVRKANVRLLWRKLEGGAAQTPTAL, encoded by the coding sequence ATGAATCTGGAAAGTAAATGGCTCGAGGACTTCAGTGCCCTGGCCGCCACCCGCAGCTTCTCCCAGGCGGCGGAGCGTCGCTTCGTGACCCAACCGGCCTTCAGCCGGCGGATTCGTAGCCTGGAAGCCGCGCTGGGGCTTACGTTGGTCAACCGTTCACGCACGCCGGTCGAACTGACAGCGGCGGGGCAGTTGTTCCTGGTCACCGCGCGGACTGTGGTCGAACAACTCGGTGAAGTGTTGCGCCACCTTCATCACCTGGAAGGCGGGCAGGGTGAAGTGATGCAAGTTGCGGCGGCGCACTCACTGGCGCTGGGTTTCTTCCCGCGCTGGATCGCGCAACTGCGCAACGAAGGCTTGAATATCGCTACGCGGCTGGTCGCGACCAACGTGGGCGACGCGGTGCATGCGCTGCGTGAAGGCGGTTGCGACTTGATGCTGGCGTTCTACGACCCGGACGCAGCCATGCAGATGGACCCGGAGATCTTTCCGTCGCTGCACCTGGGTAACACCGAAATGCTGCCAGTCTGTGCGGCAGACGCCGACGGCAAGCCATTGTTCGACCTGGAAGGCGAGGGCAGTGTGCCGCTGCTGGCCTACAGCGCCGGTGCCTTCCTCGGGCGTTCGGTGAACATGCTGCTGCGCCAGCGGGCGCTGCGATTCACCACGATCTACGAAACCGCCATGGCCGACAGCCTCAAAAGCATGGCGCTGGAAGGGTTGGGGATTGCCTGGGTGCCGCAACTCAGCGTGCGCGCGGAACTGGCTCGCGGTGAACTGGTGGTCTGCGGAGGCCCGCAATGGCATGTGCCGTTGGAGATTCGTTTGTACCGCTGCGCACTGGTACGCAAGGCTAACGTTCGATTGTTGTGGCGCAAGCTTGAGGGCGGTGCAGCGCAAACCCCCACCGCCCTGTAG
- a CDS encoding histone deacetylase family protein, whose amino-acid sequence MLTIYSDDHHLHHGRCELIDGQLKPCFEMPSRADHVLSRVQKQNLGSVEAPKDFGLDPIARIHSRDYLDFFKGAWARWTEFNTDGDLLPYTWPARTLRRIKPTSLHGELGYYSFDGGAPITAGTWQAAYSAAQVALTAQAEIQRGARSAFALCRPPGHHAAGDLMGGYCYLNNAAIATQAFLDQGHKKVAILDVDYHHGNGTQSIFYERSDVLFTSIHGHPEAEFPFFLGYDDELGEGAGEGFNFNYPLPAGSGWDTWSAALEQACKEIERYGADIVVVSLGVDTFKDDPISQFKLDSPDYLAMGERIAKLGVPTLFVMEGGYAVEEIGINAVNVLEGFETAQ is encoded by the coding sequence ATGCTGACGATCTACTCGGACGATCACCACCTGCACCACGGTCGTTGCGAACTCATCGACGGGCAACTCAAGCCCTGCTTCGAGATGCCATCCCGTGCCGATCACGTGCTGTCGCGGGTGCAAAAGCAGAACCTCGGCTCCGTGGAGGCGCCCAAGGATTTCGGCCTCGACCCGATTGCGCGCATCCACAGCCGCGACTACCTCGATTTCTTCAAGGGTGCGTGGGCACGCTGGACCGAATTCAACACCGACGGTGACCTGCTGCCCTACACTTGGCCAGCGCGAACTCTGCGTCGCATCAAACCCACCAGCCTGCACGGCGAACTCGGCTATTACAGCTTCGACGGCGGCGCACCGATCACCGCCGGCACCTGGCAAGCGGCCTACAGTGCGGCGCAAGTGGCATTGACTGCCCAAGCGGAAATTCAACGCGGCGCCCGCAGTGCCTTCGCCCTGTGCCGTCCACCGGGACACCACGCCGCCGGGGACTTGATGGGCGGTTATTGCTACCTCAACAACGCCGCCATCGCGACCCAGGCATTCCTCGACCAAGGCCACAAAAAGGTCGCGATCCTCGACGTCGACTACCACCACGGCAACGGCACCCAGTCGATTTTCTACGAACGCAGCGACGTGTTGTTCACTTCGATCCACGGTCATCCGGAAGCCGAATTTCCGTTCTTCCTCGGCTACGACGATGAGCTGGGTGAAGGCGCCGGTGAAGGTTTCAACTTCAACTATCCATTGCCGGCAGGCAGCGGTTGGGACACCTGGAGCGCAGCACTGGAACAGGCCTGCAAAGAGATCGAACGCTACGGTGCCGACATCGTCGTCGTTTCCCTGGGCGTCGACACCTTCAAGGACGATCCGATCTCGCAATTCAAGCTCGACAGCCCTGATTACCTGGCCATGGGCGAGCGCATCGCCAAGCTCGGCGTGCCGACGCTGTTTGTGATGGAAGGCGGGTATGCGGTCGAAGAAATCGGCATCAACGCGGTGAACGTTCTCGAAGGTTTTGAAACCGCTCAATGA
- a CDS encoding hotdog domain-containing protein — MIELEQEDPIPQGDLALQITALPRETNGFGDIFGGWLVAQMDLAGTAMASKVAGGRVATVAIDRMAFLVPVAVGAQLSFYTQALEIGRSSIKMMVEVWSDDPLSSEWRKVTEAVFVFVAIDGSGRTRSVPPRAR; from the coding sequence ATGATAGAGCTCGAACAAGAAGATCCGATCCCGCAAGGCGACCTGGCCCTGCAAATCACCGCACTTCCTCGCGAAACCAACGGCTTTGGCGATATTTTCGGCGGCTGGCTGGTGGCGCAGATGGATTTGGCCGGCACGGCGATGGCCAGCAAGGTGGCCGGTGGTCGCGTGGCGACGGTTGCGATCGATCGCATGGCGTTCCTGGTTCCGGTAGCGGTGGGCGCTCAGCTCTCCTTCTATACCCAGGCACTGGAAATCGGCCGCAGCTCGATCAAGATGATGGTCGAGGTCTGGAGCGACGATCCGCTGTCCAGCGAGTGGCGTAAAGTGACCGAAGCGGTGTTCGTGTTCGTGGCCATCGATGGCAGCGGCCGCACCCGATCGGTTCCGCCTAGAGCTCGTTAA
- the purE gene encoding 5-(carboxyamino)imidazole ribonucleotide mutase, with product MSALVGVIMGSKSDWSTLSHTADMLEKLGIPYEVKVVSAHRTPDLLFQYAEEAEARGIEVIIAGAGGAAHLPGMCAAKTHLPVLGVPVQSSMLSGVDSLLSIVQMPAGIPVATLAIGKAGAINAALLSASILGAKHPQFHAVLKTFRAEQTDSVLENPDPRIA from the coding sequence ATGAGTGCATTGGTTGGCGTGATCATGGGCTCCAAGTCCGATTGGTCCACCCTTAGCCACACCGCCGATATGCTGGAAAAGCTCGGCATCCCTTACGAGGTGAAAGTGGTCTCTGCCCACCGCACCCCTGACCTGCTGTTCCAGTACGCTGAAGAAGCCGAGGCGCGTGGCATCGAGGTGATCATCGCCGGTGCCGGCGGCGCGGCGCACTTGCCTGGCATGTGTGCGGCCAAGACCCACCTGCCGGTGCTGGGCGTGCCGGTGCAGTCGTCGATGCTCTCGGGCGTTGATTCGCTGCTCTCTATTGTGCAGATGCCGGCGGGCATTCCGGTCGCTACCCTGGCGATTGGCAAGGCGGGCGCGATCAACGCAGCGTTGCTATCAGCGAGTATCCTTGGCGCCAAGCACCCGCAGTTCCACGCGGTGCTGAAAACCTTCCGTGCTGAGCAGACAGACAGCGTCCTGGAAAATCCAGACCCACGCATCGCCTGA
- a CDS encoding AraC family transcriptional regulator, whose product MLHSHLTTLNAVSLILNTFKAEGLTSDALLAGSGIGAADLHRSDTRITTNQEMQVCANAVALKRDIGLELGQRMHVSCYGMLGYALLTSATFGDALRLAIRYPALLGTLFRLSLEDDGERIWFVAADYRESPAMAVFNAEFCLVSLKVICDDLLGHSLPLLGARFEHPAPDYEASYAEHFNCPLHFGARDNAFAFDKRWLDQPLPLADVITHQAMAERCRKQNLEFTGRQAWLGRIRQILSAQLNAAPGLEGLAEQMNCSARTLRRHLKDMGCSYQGLLDELRFDQAKQMLCEDQLPIYQIAEALGFSETASFRHAFVRWSGVAPSQFRPQHRPL is encoded by the coding sequence ATGCTCCACTCACACCTCACGACGCTCAACGCCGTTTCGCTGATCCTCAACACCTTCAAGGCCGAAGGGTTGACCAGCGATGCCTTGCTGGCTGGAAGTGGCATCGGTGCCGCGGATCTGCACCGGTCCGACACGCGTATCACCACCAATCAAGAGATGCAGGTCTGTGCCAACGCCGTTGCACTCAAGCGTGACATCGGCCTTGAGTTAGGCCAACGGATGCACGTTTCCTGCTATGGCATGCTCGGTTATGCGCTGCTCACCAGTGCCACCTTCGGTGACGCTTTGCGCCTGGCGATACGTTATCCGGCGCTGCTGGGAACACTTTTCAGGCTGAGCCTGGAAGACGATGGCGAGCGCATCTGGTTCGTCGCGGCCGATTACCGCGAGAGCCCGGCGATGGCTGTGTTCAACGCCGAGTTCTGCCTGGTTTCGCTGAAAGTCATCTGCGACGACCTGTTGGGCCATTCGTTACCGCTGCTGGGCGCGCGCTTCGAACACCCCGCGCCCGACTATGAAGCATCCTACGCCGAGCACTTCAACTGCCCGCTGCACTTCGGAGCACGGGACAACGCCTTTGCCTTCGACAAGCGCTGGCTCGATCAGCCATTGCCACTGGCCGATGTCATCACCCATCAGGCCATGGCCGAACGTTGCCGCAAACAGAACCTGGAGTTCACTGGACGCCAGGCCTGGCTGGGACGGATTCGGCAAATACTCAGCGCGCAGTTGAATGCGGCGCCAGGCCTCGAAGGCCTGGCCGAACAGATGAATTGCTCGGCGCGGACATTGCGCCGGCATCTCAAGGACATGGGTTGCAGCTATCAGGGATTGCTCGACGAATTGCGCTTTGATCAAGCCAAGCAAATGCTTTGTGAGGATCAACTGCCGATCTATCAAATCGCCGAGGCGCTGGGCTTCAGCGAAACCGCCAGTTTCCGCCACGCGTTTGTGCGCTGGAGCGGAGTCGCGCCCAGCCAATTCCGCCCGCAGCACCGCCCCTTGTAG
- a CDS encoding DUF3299 domain-containing protein, with the protein MRRLLLSLLLLGTGLAHAGELPETDWLELMPKSDQKALEAMPEIDHNSPEATGTFTEKGGMKQSKGLPAVMYSTKTVASMNDKNIRLGGYPVPLESDAKGRSTLFFLVPYPGACIHVPPPPPNQLVLVRYPKGLKLNDIYTPLWVTGTLKIEKVSNDLADAAYALDAAKVRVVKESDL; encoded by the coding sequence ATGCGCCGTCTTCTGTTGTCTCTTCTTCTCCTGGGTACAGGCCTCGCCCACGCCGGCGAATTGCCGGAAACCGACTGGCTCGAACTGATGCCAAAGTCGGATCAAAAGGCCCTTGAGGCCATGCCTGAAATCGACCACAACTCCCCCGAAGCCACTGGCACCTTTACCGAAAAAGGTGGCATGAAGCAGAGCAAAGGCTTGCCGGCGGTGATGTATTCAACCAAGACTGTGGCGTCGATGAACGACAAGAACATCCGTCTCGGGGGTTATCCGGTGCCGCTGGAATCCGACGCCAAGGGGCGCAGCACGTTGTTCTTCCTCGTGCCATATCCGGGCGCCTGCATCCACGTGCCACCGCCGCCACCGAATCAATTGGTGCTGGTGCGTTATCCAAAAGGTTTGAAACTGAACGACATCTACACGCCGCTGTGGGTGACCGGCACGCTGAAGATTGAGAAGGTCAGCAATGATTTGGCCGATGCGGCGTATGCGCTGGATGCGGCGAAAGTGCGGGTGGTGAAAGAGTCAGACTTGTAG
- a CDS encoding GlsB/YeaQ/YmgE family stress response membrane protein — protein MGIIGTIFIGLIVGLLARFLKPGDDSMGWIMTILLGIGGSLAATYGGQALGFYQAGQGAGFLGALVGAVILLVIYGLIKKN, from the coding sequence ATGGGAATTATCGGAACCATCTTTATCGGCTTGATCGTCGGCCTGCTGGCGCGGTTCCTGAAACCGGGCGATGACAGCATGGGTTGGATCATGACCATCCTGCTCGGTATCGGCGGTTCGCTGGCGGCCACTTATGGCGGCCAGGCCCTGGGCTTCTACCAGGCTGGCCAAGGCGCAGGCTTCCTCGGCGCACTGGTTGGCGCGGTGATTTTGCTGGTGATCTACGGCCTGATCAAAAAGAACTGA
- a CDS encoding MFS transporter, with protein sequence MTTAPSSIAQPSQSARPLTRNDYKTLSLSALGGALEFYDFIIFVFFATVVGKLFFPADMPEWLRLMQTFGIFAAGYLARPLGGIVMAHFGDLLGRKKMFTLSIFMMAVPTLIMGLLPTYAQIGMWAPILLLVMRVIQGAAIGGEVPGAWVFVSEHVPQRHIGYACGTLTSGLTAGILLGSLVATAINSIYTPAEVADYAWRIPFLLGGVFGLFSVYLRRWLHETPVFAELQQRKALAEEVPLRAVLRDHRGAIAISMLLTWLLSAGIVVLILMTPTVLQTVYHFSPTTALQSNSVAIVFLSIGCIVSGALSDRFGAGRVFVFGCAALLASSWTFYHSLAEHPDWLFPMYALTGLLVGTIGSVPYVMVKAFPPVVRFSGLSFSYNVAYAIFGGLTPMIVSLLLKESPMGPAYYVAVLCGVGILVGAYLWKKGR encoded by the coding sequence ATGACCACAGCGCCCTCGAGTATCGCGCAGCCGAGCCAATCTGCACGTCCGCTGACCCGCAACGACTATAAAACCCTATCGCTGTCGGCCCTGGGTGGTGCATTGGAGTTTTACGACTTCATCATCTTCGTATTTTTTGCCACCGTGGTGGGCAAGCTGTTCTTCCCGGCGGACATGCCCGAATGGCTGCGCTTGATGCAGACCTTCGGCATCTTTGCCGCCGGCTACCTGGCACGGCCGCTGGGCGGCATCGTGATGGCGCACTTCGGCGACCTGCTGGGGCGCAAGAAGATGTTCACCCTGAGCATTTTCATGATGGCCGTGCCGACCCTGATCATGGGCCTGCTGCCGACTTATGCGCAGATCGGCATGTGGGCACCTATCCTGTTGCTGGTGATGCGAGTGATCCAAGGCGCGGCGATTGGTGGTGAAGTACCGGGCGCCTGGGTCTTCGTTTCCGAACACGTGCCGCAACGGCACATCGGTTACGCCTGCGGCACGCTGACCAGCGGCCTCACGGCGGGCATCTTGCTCGGTTCTCTGGTCGCCACGGCGATCAACAGCATCTACACCCCGGCGGAAGTGGCGGATTACGCCTGGCGGATCCCGTTCCTGCTGGGCGGTGTGTTCGGCCTGTTCTCGGTGTACCTGCGCCGCTGGCTGCACGAAACCCCGGTATTCGCCGAGCTGCAACAGCGCAAGGCCCTGGCCGAAGAAGTGCCGCTGCGCGCCGTGCTGCGCGACCATCGTGGTGCGATCGCGATCTCCATGTTGCTGACCTGGCTGCTGTCCGCCGGCATTGTGGTGTTGATCCTGATGACACCCACCGTATTGCAAACCGTCTACCACTTCTCGCCAACCACTGCTTTGCAGTCCAACAGCGTGGCGATCGTATTCCTGAGCATCGGCTGCATCGTTTCCGGTGCTCTGTCGGATCGCTTTGGCGCGGGCCGGGTGTTCGTGTTCGGGTGCGCCGCGTTGCTGGCCAGTTCCTGGACCTTCTATCACAGCCTGGCTGAGCATCCCGACTGGCTGTTCCCGATGTACGCCTTGACCGGCTTGCTGGTGGGCACCATCGGTTCGGTGCCGTATGTGATGGTCAAGGCCTTCCCGCCGGTGGTGCGCTTCAGCGGTTTGTCTTTCTCCTACAACGTGGCCTACGCGATTTTCGGTGGCTTGACGCCAATGATCGTCAGCTTGCTGCTCAAGGAAAGCCCGATGGGCCCGGCGTATTACGTGGCGGTGTTGTGCGGGGTGGGGATTCTGGTGGGTGCTTATCTCTGGAAGAAGGGTCGCTGA
- a CDS encoding asparaginase encodes MNSSTYPAAQHVMVLYTGGTIGMQASANGLAPASGFEARMREYLLSQPDLVVPQWRFREMSPLIDSANMTPAYWQQLREAVVDAVDVQGCDSVLILHGTDTLAYSAAAMSFQLLGLNARVCFTGSMLPAGVTNSDAWENLGGALVALGQGLAPGVHLYFHGELLGPSRCAKVRSFGRHPFKRLERQGGGAKATSIPLQLNYNQPRQLANVAVLPLFPGISAEVLDGLLASGIQGLVLECYGSGTGPSDNPEFLASLKRTQDQGIVVVAVTQCHEGGVELDVYEAGSRLRGAGVLSGGGMTREAAFGKLHALLGAGLDSAEVRRLVELDLCGELS; translated from the coding sequence ATGAATTCCTCGACCTACCCTGCCGCCCAGCACGTCATGGTGCTCTACACCGGCGGCACCATCGGCATGCAAGCCAGCGCCAACGGCCTGGCCCCGGCGTCCGGTTTCGAAGCGCGAATGCGCGAGTACCTGCTCAGCCAGCCCGATCTTGTGGTGCCGCAGTGGCGCTTTCGCGAGATGTCGCCGCTGATCGACAGCGCCAACATGACGCCGGCTTATTGGCAGCAACTGCGTGAAGCGGTGGTCGACGCGGTGGATGTCCAGGGCTGCGACAGCGTGCTGATCCTGCACGGCACCGACACCCTGGCCTACAGCGCTGCGGCCATGAGTTTTCAATTGCTCGGCCTGAACGCCCGCGTGTGCTTCACCGGTTCGATGCTGCCGGCCGGCGTCACCAACAGTGATGCCTGGGAAAACCTCGGCGGCGCATTGGTCGCTTTGGGCCAAGGCCTGGCGCCAGGCGTGCACCTGTACTTCCACGGCGAATTACTGGGCCCGTCCCGTTGCGCCAAAGTGCGCAGTTTTGGTCGGCATCCGTTCAAGCGACTGGAGCGTCAGGGTGGCGGTGCCAAAGCGACTTCGATTCCACTTCAACTCAATTACAACCAGCCCAGGCAATTGGCGAACGTCGCGGTGCTGCCGCTGTTTCCCGGCATCAGCGCCGAGGTGTTGGATGGCTTGCTCGCCAGCGGCATTCAGGGTCTGGTGCTGGAGTGCTACGGCAGCGGCACCGGGCCAAGTGACAACCCCGAATTTCTCGCCAGCCTCAAGCGTACGCAGGATCAGGGCATCGTTGTGGTGGCGGTCACGCAATGCCATGAAGGTGGTGTCGAGCTGGATGTCTACGAAGCCGGCAGCCGCTTGCGTGGCGCGGGTGTACTGTCCGGTGGCGGCATGACCCGTGAAGCCGCGTTCGGCAAACTGCATGCGCTGTTGGGCGCGGGGCTGGACAGCGCTGAAGTACGACGCCTGGTTGAACTGGATCTGTGCGGCGAACTGAGCTGA
- a CDS encoding 5-(carboxyamino)imidazole ribonucleotide synthase, which yields MKIGVIGGGQLGRMLALAGTPLGMNFAFLDPAPDACAAALGEHLRADYSDQDHLRQLADEVDLVTFEFESVPAETVAFLSQFVPVYPSAEALRIARDRWFEKSMFKDLGIPTPAFADIQSQADLDAAVASIGLPAVLKTRTLGYDGKGQKVLRTPEDVVGTFAELGSVACLLEGFVPFTGEVSLIAVRARDGETRFYPLVHNTHDSGILKLSVASTDHPLQALAEDYSSRVLKQLDYVGVMAFEFFEVDGGLKANEIAPRVHNSGHWTTEGAECSQFENHLRAVAGLPLGSTVKVGESAMLNFIGKVPETEKVLAIADCHLHHYGKAFKVGRKVGHANLRCADRETLAAQILKVEALIAE from the coding sequence ATGAAGATCGGTGTAATCGGTGGCGGCCAGTTGGGCCGCATGTTGGCGCTGGCGGGTACCCCGCTGGGCATGAACTTCGCTTTCCTGGACCCGGCCCCGGACGCCTGCGCCGCTGCATTGGGCGAGCACCTGCGCGCCGATTACAGCGATCAGGACCACCTGCGTCAGCTGGCCGATGAAGTCGATCTGGTGACCTTCGAGTTCGAAAGCGTCCCGGCGGAAACCGTGGCATTCCTCTCGCAATTCGTCCCGGTCTACCCGAGTGCCGAAGCCCTGCGCATCGCTCGTGACCGCTGGTTCGAAAAGAGCATGTTCAAGGACCTGGGGATTCCAACCCCGGCGTTCGCCGACATCCAGTCGCAAGCTGATCTGGACGCCGCCGTGGCTTCCATCGGTCTGCCGGCGGTGCTCAAGACTCGCACCCTGGGTTACGACGGCAAGGGCCAGAAAGTCCTGCGTACGCCTGAAGACGTGGTCGGTACGTTCGCCGAGCTGGGCAGCGTCGCTTGCCTGCTGGAAGGCTTCGTGCCCTTCACCGGTGAAGTCTCGCTGATTGCCGTGCGTGCTCGCGATGGCGAAACCAGGTTCTACCCGCTGGTGCACAACACCCACGACAGCGGCATCCTCAAGCTGTCCGTGGCCAGCACTGACCATCCGCTGCAAGCCCTGGCCGAAGATTATTCCAGCCGGGTGCTCAAGCAGCTGGACTACGTCGGCGTGATGGCGTTCGAGTTCTTCGAAGTCGACGGTGGCCTCAAGGCCAACGAAATCGCCCCGCGCGTGCACAACTCCGGGCACTGGACCACCGAAGGCGCCGAGTGCAGCCAGTTCGAAAACCACCTGCGGGCGGTTGCCGGTCTGCCATTGGGCTCGACGGTCAAGGTTGGCGAAAGCGCGATGCTCAACTTCATCGGTAAAGTACCGGAGACCGAGAAGGTCCTGGCCATCGCCGATTGTCATCTGCATCACTACGGCAAGGCGTTCAAGGTCGGCCGCAAGGTTGGTCACGCCAACCTGCGTTGCGCAGACCGCGAAACGCTCGCCGCGCAGATCCTCAAGGTCGAAGCGCTCATCGCCGAGTAA